A genomic stretch from Marinobacter fonticola includes:
- the serB gene encoding phosphoserine phosphatase SerB, producing MSELVLINVSGRDKPGLTSEITGIMARYDVRILDIGQAVIHDHLTWGILAEIPDEANAPPVIRDLLFRLHSLDLQVRFAPITEADYQQWAEGRNRACYIVTLLARDIKAQQIAKVSAVTAQHGLNIDNITRLSARPSLNTADNRIACVEFSVRGTPQDLETLRTDFLRIAGEMNVDIAFQEDTIFRRSRRLVVFDMDSTLIEAEVIDELAREAGVGEQVAEITERAMQGELDFSASFTERLSLLKGLDEGVLQSIADRLTMTEGAEDLIRSLKALGYRTAILSGGFNYFARHLQQRLGIDYVYANELEIKDGKVTGDVSGRIVDGQRKAELLVEIAEREGVSREQVIAVGDGANDLPMLSQAGLGVAFRAKPLVKESARHSISTLGLDAILYLIGFRESDTGQFFKAE from the coding sequence GTGAGTGAACTGGTTCTGATCAACGTATCCGGCCGTGACAAACCGGGGCTGACGTCCGAAATCACCGGTATCATGGCGCGTTACGACGTGCGCATTCTCGATATTGGCCAGGCGGTCATCCATGATCATCTCACCTGGGGAATTCTCGCGGAAATTCCGGACGAGGCGAATGCACCGCCGGTGATTCGCGACTTGCTGTTTCGACTCCATTCGCTGGATTTGCAGGTGCGCTTCGCGCCCATCACCGAGGCGGACTACCAGCAGTGGGCTGAGGGCCGAAACCGGGCCTGCTATATCGTCACCTTGCTGGCGCGCGACATTAAGGCCCAGCAGATTGCCAAGGTCTCGGCGGTCACCGCCCAGCATGGGCTGAATATCGACAATATCACGCGGCTGTCGGCGCGGCCTTCGCTAAATACGGCGGATAACCGTATCGCCTGCGTCGAATTTTCCGTGCGCGGCACGCCTCAGGATCTGGAAACCCTGCGCACCGATTTCCTACGCATTGCCGGCGAAATGAACGTGGATATTGCGTTCCAGGAAGATACGATCTTCCGTCGCAGCCGACGGTTGGTGGTGTTCGATATGGATTCCACCTTGATCGAGGCGGAAGTGATTGACGAACTTGCGCGTGAAGCGGGGGTTGGCGAGCAGGTCGCAGAGATCACCGAGCGGGCCATGCAGGGAGAGCTGGACTTCAGCGCGAGCTTTACCGAGCGCCTATCGTTGCTCAAGGGCCTCGATGAAGGCGTTCTGCAGTCTATCGCCGACCGCCTGACAATGACTGAAGGCGCAGAGGATTTGATTCGCAGCCTGAAGGCGCTGGGCTACCGCACGGCCATTCTCTCCGGTGGATTTAACTATTTTGCACGCCACTTGCAGCAGCGTCTGGGAATTGACTATGTCTACGCCAACGAGCTGGAAATCAAGGACGGCAAGGTCACCGGCGATGTCTCGGGCCGTATTGTCGATGGTCAGCGCAAGGCCGAATTGTTGGTGGAGATTGCGGAGCGGGAGGGCGTTTCCCGGGAGCAAGTGATCGCCGTGGGCGACGGTGCCAATGATTTGCCGATGCTGAGTCAGGCGGGGTTGGGGGTTGCGTTCCGCGCCAAGCCGCTGGTCAAAGAGTCCGCGCGGCACTCGATTTCCACGCTGGGTCTGGATGCCATTCTATACCTGATTGGTTTCAGGGAGAGCGATACCGGGCAGTTTTTCAAGGCAGAGTAA
- a CDS encoding EAL domain-containing protein — translation MSTSVPHHSGDPELEILTPMLDRHPQGWSASFQGLTLRTALQPIFSISHKRIVGYEALIRAFDNDNASVLPIHLFQLPTSDPENVLLDRLCRYLHIQNFAGLQDDVNWLFLNVSPRVVATGKRHDSFFGQLLSRIGFPPHRIVVEIVEQPTDDAEQLRDTVAYYKQLGCLTAIDDFGAGHSNFERIWNLAPDIVKLDRQILTRATDDKRARQILNGIVSLLHQSGCLVLLEGVETRDQAMIAIDGGVDFVQGFFFQRPGLELDEVIKSATDFDSLLTDYKRNSQDALDPTHEIGQFFEQRFAIAAEAIRHGKSFSDACQALTRHYTVSRCYLIDDKGVQTEDTLNADRLIECFDPRFRPLENTTNADWFRQHYLRQALNQPDHLQVTRPYLSVTGAYMCVTLSLAFYRGDELKVLCCDILAR, via the coding sequence ATGTCGACGAGTGTTCCACACCATAGCGGCGATCCCGAGCTGGAGATCCTGACTCCCATGCTCGACCGCCATCCTCAAGGATGGTCGGCCAGTTTCCAGGGACTCACCCTGCGCACGGCTCTGCAGCCCATTTTCAGTATTTCCCATAAACGTATCGTCGGCTATGAAGCGCTCATTCGCGCCTTCGATAACGACAACGCCAGTGTCCTACCGATCCACCTGTTTCAGCTTCCGACCAGCGATCCCGAAAATGTGCTGCTGGACCGCCTCTGCCGCTACCTTCATATCCAGAACTTCGCGGGGCTTCAGGATGACGTCAACTGGCTTTTCCTCAACGTTTCCCCCCGGGTGGTCGCCACCGGCAAGCGTCACGATTCGTTTTTTGGCCAACTGTTGTCGCGCATCGGTTTTCCGCCCCACCGGATTGTGGTGGAAATCGTTGAACAGCCCACGGACGACGCTGAGCAGTTGCGGGACACCGTGGCTTACTACAAGCAATTGGGCTGTCTGACCGCCATCGATGATTTTGGCGCAGGGCATTCCAATTTCGAGCGCATTTGGAACCTGGCACCGGACATCGTCAAGCTCGACCGGCAGATCCTCACTCGCGCTACAGACGATAAGCGTGCCCGGCAGATCCTCAACGGCATCGTTTCGCTGCTGCACCAGTCCGGTTGCCTTGTGCTTTTAGAAGGCGTGGAAACCCGCGATCAGGCCATGATCGCCATCGATGGCGGGGTCGATTTCGTGCAGGGCTTCTTCTTCCAACGCCCCGGACTGGAGCTGGATGAGGTCATAAAATCAGCGACGGACTTCGACTCGCTACTGACCGACTACAAACGGAACAGCCAGGACGCGCTAGACCCCACCCATGAAATTGGCCAGTTCTTCGAACAGCGTTTTGCCATCGCCGCAGAGGCCATTCGCCATGGCAAATCGTTCAGCGACGCCTGCCAAGCGCTGACCCGGCACTACACCGTATCGCGCTGCTACCTGATCGATGACAAGGGCGTGCAAACGGAAGATACATTGAATGCAGATCGCCTGATTGAGTGCTTCGACCCGCGCTTCCGGCCGCTCGAGAATACGACCAACGCCGACTGGTTCCGCCAGCACTACCTGCGCCAAGCCCTCAACCAGCCCGATCACCTGCAAGTCACCCGCCCTTACCTCTCGGTAACGGGCGCCTACATGTGCGTCACCTTATCCCTGGCGTTCTATCGCGGCGACGAACTGAAAGTGCTTTGCTGCGACATCCTCGCACGCTGA
- a CDS encoding EAL domain-containing response regulator, with amino-acid sequence MQKKNTTVHLLILDPSQNDAEVLVSLLRNSGRATRAHRVTSEEDLEEALRTSHWDLMLARDLDDQAVSPDAALALIKRLDKDIPFILLTTEFNRERSVQVMKAGAQATVPGDYNDLIILTVNRELDSLAARHQRRVLESHLRESEQRCQLLLESSKDAIAYINDGMHIYANQSYMDFFGYDDIDDMICVPILDTLAPESHGDYKEFMKAFAEHKEDGMALNCIAKRSDGNELNIVMKVSAATYDGEPCTQIVVQPEQNNAELEEKLKQISTQDLLTGLYNRQHLMDELGHAIVRAGETNQTGGLAYIALDHFVQVRGQLGIAGADLMLGDVANLLRDKVEEGMTLARSSDDAFCLLALPCQETRMAEICESIRKAIEDHLFEISGKTIQLTVSIGIAAITENAPKAPDVLGRAHMASAEVRKLDGHEGGNGVVVYNPAKYESLNDSNSVEAIQKALDEDRFRLLFQPIINLRGEGEEHYEAFVRMLDKDGEEVSPYDFLPPSGPSDMASKIDRWVILQTIKHLASHRSKGHDTRLFLNVTGETIQDKTFTAWLSVALKAVRLPGDSLIFQLREGDANNYMKQAREFAKSLRELHCKLSISQFGCALNPFNTLKHVDVDYVKIDGSFTEEIQKNEDVREEVKEMVSALQKNGKLTIIPLVENASVLATLWQAGVNYIQGYYLQAPVPEMDYDFGDQ; translated from the coding sequence ATGCAGAAGAAGAATACGACGGTTCATCTGCTGATCCTCGATCCTTCCCAAAACGATGCCGAAGTACTGGTCAGCCTGTTGAGAAACTCCGGCCGGGCGACCCGGGCCCATCGAGTCACTTCCGAGGAAGATCTTGAAGAAGCGCTGAGAACCAGTCATTGGGACCTGATGCTGGCCCGGGACCTGGACGATCAGGCAGTCTCTCCCGATGCTGCTTTGGCGCTCATCAAACGCCTGGACAAAGACATCCCCTTCATCCTGCTAACCACCGAATTCAACCGCGAACGCAGCGTTCAGGTCATGAAGGCCGGCGCCCAGGCCACAGTGCCGGGCGATTACAACGACCTCATCATACTGACCGTCAACCGCGAACTGGACAGCCTGGCCGCACGACATCAGCGCCGGGTGCTCGAGTCGCACTTGCGCGAGTCCGAGCAGCGCTGCCAGCTCTTGCTGGAAAGCTCCAAGGACGCCATCGCCTACATCAACGATGGCATGCATATCTATGCAAACCAGTCCTACATGGATTTCTTTGGCTACGACGATATCGACGACATGATCTGCGTGCCGATCCTGGACACGCTCGCGCCGGAGAGCCACGGCGACTACAAGGAATTCATGAAAGCCTTTGCCGAACACAAGGAAGACGGCATGGCCCTCAACTGCATCGCCAAACGCAGCGACGGCAACGAACTGAACATCGTGATGAAGGTCTCCGCCGCCACCTACGATGGCGAACCCTGCACGCAGATCGTCGTTCAGCCCGAACAAAACAACGCCGAACTCGAAGAGAAGCTTAAGCAAATCAGCACCCAGGATTTGCTCACGGGTCTCTATAACCGCCAGCATCTGATGGACGAGCTGGGCCATGCTATCGTCCGCGCCGGAGAGACCAATCAAACCGGTGGACTGGCCTATATCGCGTTAGACCACTTTGTGCAGGTGCGCGGACAACTGGGAATCGCCGGCGCTGATCTGATGCTGGGCGATGTCGCCAATTTGCTGCGCGACAAAGTAGAGGAAGGCATGACGCTGGCGAGATCGAGCGACGATGCCTTCTGTCTACTGGCACTGCCCTGCCAGGAAACCCGGATGGCCGAAATTTGCGAGTCAATCCGCAAAGCCATCGAAGACCATCTGTTCGAGATTTCCGGCAAGACGATACAGCTCACCGTCTCCATCGGCATCGCCGCGATCACGGAGAATGCTCCGAAAGCCCCGGATGTACTGGGTCGGGCTCACATGGCGTCCGCCGAGGTGCGCAAACTCGACGGCCATGAAGGCGGCAACGGCGTGGTAGTCTACAACCCCGCCAAGTACGAATCCCTGAACGATTCAAATTCAGTGGAGGCCATCCAGAAAGCGCTGGACGAAGACCGTTTCCGCTTGCTGTTCCAACCGATTATCAATTTGCGGGGCGAAGGCGAGGAACATTACGAAGCCTTCGTACGCATGCTCGATAAAGACGGCGAGGAAGTTTCGCCTTACGACTTCCTGCCGCCGTCCGGCCCGAGCGACATGGCCAGCAAAATTGATCGCTGGGTCATCTTGCAAACGATCAAGCACCTGGCCAGCCACCGCTCCAAAGGCCACGATACCCGGCTCTTCCTCAACGTGACCGGCGAAACCATCCAAGACAAAACGTTTACCGCGTGGCTCAGCGTCGCCCTTAAAGCGGTGCGCTTGCCCGGCGATTCGCTGATTTTCCAGCTCCGGGAAGGGGACGCTAACAATTACATGAAGCAAGCGCGGGAATTCGCCAAATCGCTACGCGAGCTTCACTGCAAGCTCTCCATCAGCCAGTTTGGCTGTGCACTGAACCCGTTTAACACGCTCAAGCATGTGGACGTGGATTACGTGAAGATCGATGGCTCCTTTACGGAAGAAATCCAAAAGAACGAAGATGTGAGAGAAGAAGTTAAGGAGATGGTTTCGGCACTGCAGAAGAACGGCAAGCTGACCATCATTCCGCTGGTAGAAAACGCTTCAGTGCTCGCGACTTTGTGGCAGGCTGGCGTCAATTACATCCAGGGCTACTACCTGCAAGCGCCGGTGCCGGAGATGGATTACGATTTCGGGGATCAGTAG
- a CDS encoding methyl-accepting chemotaxis protein, which produces MNVIRKLGLKTKIVLPFALTALAIIALGIVNLLTTYGLVQDTDRVAHNYLPSVSAALNADRDLYQAYTAQQNLIFAAQAGEDTQALLAEYEENAQQAFDRMDTVRNQLSADGVEQQLGGVESAYDRWKGAADEVNALAVAGELAQARSTMAGSVLPLFSTLRDYYDVAGAFADERALATAEGATAAGYQSMTATVVVTIIVLAISGLIFFVATRLIIGSISELRSRLDDIAEGEGDLSSRVPVESNDDLGRLANSFNAVLGNLQSMVSEIKGLAGELNRGAEKLDRAAAENRDGISQQTDAITQVATAINQMQSAIEEVAGNAGTAADVTRSGQDNAQSGARIVRNTSEEVHRLSDQIEQAVGVIRKLSEDSTNIRSVLDVIRGIAEQTNLLALNAAIEAARAGDQGRGFAVVADEVRTLAQRTQESTTDIQSMISTLQTGVSDIVSVMESGNEQAAQTVRLSSEAERELGATILQAMNSISDVNASVASATEEQTQVVDEINRSITRINDLAQNSDERSVEINQISELLAGYAQTLNTHVGRYQV; this is translated from the coding sequence ATGAACGTCATTCGCAAACTGGGCCTGAAAACCAAGATCGTCCTTCCGTTTGCCTTGACCGCTCTGGCGATCATTGCCTTGGGCATCGTCAACCTGCTCACGACCTATGGACTGGTCCAGGATACCGATCGCGTCGCGCACAACTACCTGCCCTCAGTGAGTGCTGCGCTCAATGCCGACCGAGACCTTTATCAAGCCTATACCGCTCAACAGAACCTTATTTTCGCCGCCCAAGCCGGTGAGGATACCCAGGCACTTCTGGCCGAATACGAAGAGAATGCCCAGCAAGCCTTCGACCGAATGGATACGGTACGCAACCAGCTTTCTGCCGATGGCGTAGAGCAGCAACTCGGGGGGGTTGAGAGCGCCTATGATCGCTGGAAAGGCGCCGCCGATGAAGTTAATGCACTTGCGGTGGCCGGGGAACTGGCACAGGCCCGGAGCACCATGGCCGGTAGCGTCTTGCCGTTGTTCTCCACCTTGAGGGACTACTACGACGTCGCGGGCGCCTTTGCTGACGAAAGGGCTCTGGCAACGGCCGAAGGCGCGACAGCGGCAGGCTACCAAAGCATGACGGCAACCGTTGTCGTTACGATCATCGTATTGGCTATCAGCGGTTTGATCTTTTTTGTTGCGACGCGTCTGATTATTGGATCGATCAGCGAACTGCGCTCGCGCCTGGACGATATTGCCGAAGGTGAAGGCGACCTGAGTAGCCGCGTGCCGGTCGAATCCAATGACGATCTGGGCCGTCTCGCGAACAGCTTCAATGCCGTACTGGGCAATCTGCAGAGCATGGTGAGTGAGATCAAGGGACTAGCCGGGGAACTGAACCGCGGCGCAGAGAAGCTCGACCGCGCCGCTGCCGAGAACCGCGACGGTATCAGCCAACAGACCGATGCCATCACCCAGGTGGCCACCGCCATCAACCAAATGCAGAGCGCCATTGAAGAAGTGGCCGGCAACGCCGGTACCGCAGCGGATGTCACCCGTAGCGGCCAGGATAATGCCCAGTCCGGCGCTCGCATCGTGCGCAATACGTCGGAGGAGGTTCATCGACTGTCTGATCAGATCGAACAAGCCGTTGGCGTTATCCGTAAGCTATCGGAGGATTCCACGAACATCAGATCGGTACTGGATGTGATTCGCGGCATCGCCGAACAAACCAATCTTCTAGCCCTGAATGCCGCCATCGAGGCCGCCAGGGCCGGGGATCAGGGCCGTGGCTTCGCTGTCGTCGCCGATGAAGTCCGCACGCTGGCCCAGCGCACCCAGGAATCCACCACGGATATCCAGTCGATGATCAGCACCCTACAAACCGGGGTTTCCGATATTGTGTCGGTGATGGAGAGCGGCAACGAGCAGGCCGCTCAAACCGTTAGGCTATCGAGCGAGGCGGAGCGCGAACTGGGGGCCACCATTCTGCAGGCTATGAACAGTATCAGCGATGTGAACGCAAGCGTTGCGTCCGCCACGGAAGAGCAGACGCAGGTAGTGGACGAGATCAATCGCAGCATCACGCGTATCAACGATCTGGCGCAAAACAGCGACGAGCGGTCGGTCGAGATCAACCAAATCAGCGAACTGCTTGCAGGCTATGCACAAACCCTGAATACACACGTCGGTCGCTATCAGGTCTGA
- a CDS encoding YceI family protein, producing MLKKLAISSAVSMAIMAGGAQAAEQDGTYAFDKKGAHQFVMFKISHLGYSWLYGRFNEFDGQFDYDSANPSESSVQVTIDTGSVDSNHAERDKHLRSDDFLASDEFPEATFKSKRIIVDEDDKSEAEIVGDLTLRGVTREITLDAEMIGHGEDPWGGYRMGFEADTELRLADWGIPTDLGPASKTVEMIISIEGVRQ from the coding sequence ATGTTGAAAAAATTGGCAATTTCCTCTGCCGTATCCATGGCCATTATGGCTGGCGGTGCTCAAGCGGCGGAGCAGGATGGCACCTATGCGTTCGATAAAAAAGGCGCCCATCAATTCGTGATGTTCAAGATTTCACACCTTGGCTATAGCTGGCTGTACGGGCGTTTCAACGAATTCGACGGACAGTTTGACTACGACTCAGCCAATCCCTCGGAGAGCTCCGTTCAGGTGACTATCGACACCGGCAGCGTGGATTCCAATCATGCCGAGCGTGACAAGCACTTGCGGAGCGATGACTTTCTCGCCTCTGACGAATTTCCCGAAGCCACGTTCAAGAGCAAGCGGATCATTGTCGATGAAGACGACAAGAGCGAAGCTGAAATCGTCGGCGACCTGACGCTGCGCGGCGTGACACGCGAGATCACCCTGGACGCGGAAATGATCGGCCACGGCGAAGATCCCTGGGGCGGCTACCGCATGGGCTTTGAGGCGGATACCGAGCTACGGCTGGCGGATTGGGGAATCCCGACCGACTTGGGGCCGGCTTCGAAGACGGTGGAAATGATTATCTCCATCGAGGGCGTGCGGCAATAA
- a CDS encoding cytochrome b, translating to MAKALFNDDRTFGWATIILHWLVAVAIFGLFGLGFYMVDLTYYDTWYRVAPHIHKSIGLLLLGVMVFRVALRLISPPPPTLPSHKAWEKLSGHIAHALLYIVTFVAIVSGYLIPTADGSGIDVFNWFTVPSVTGRQQGMEDIAGDVHYWSTWALVALAGVHALGAFKHHLIDRDETLRRMVGLKDRNARSS from the coding sequence ATGGCTAAGGCGCTGTTCAATGATGACCGAACGTTCGGATGGGCCACTATCATCTTGCACTGGTTGGTTGCGGTCGCCATTTTTGGTCTTTTCGGCCTTGGTTTCTATATGGTCGACTTGACCTACTATGACACGTGGTATCGTGTTGCTCCCCACATCCACAAAAGCATTGGCCTACTGTTGTTAGGAGTCATGGTATTCCGGGTTGCGTTACGCCTGATATCTCCGCCACCCCCTACGCTGCCTTCACACAAGGCCTGGGAGAAACTCAGCGGCCATATCGCTCATGCCCTGCTGTATATCGTGACATTTGTCGCCATAGTGAGCGGCTACCTCATCCCGACGGCGGACGGTTCGGGCATCGACGTGTTCAACTGGTTTACCGTACCGTCGGTCACGGGACGTCAGCAGGGGATGGAAGACATCGCCGGTGACGTGCACTACTGGTCGACATGGGCGTTGGTGGCCCTGGCTGGCGTCCATGCATTGGGGGCCTTTAAGCATCACTTGATCGATCGTGACGAAACACTGCGACGCATGGTTGGTTTGAAGGATCGCAATGCGCGATCTTCGTGA
- the parC gene encoding DNA topoisomerase IV subunit A → MAEFQTTDEGFERVALRDYTEKAYLDYSMYVILDRALPHVGDGLKPVQRRIIYAMSELGLKATAKYKKSARTVGDVLGKFHPHGDSACYEAMVLMAQPFSYRYPLIDGQGNWGSPDDPKSFAAMRYTESRLAPFAEVLLSELGQGTVDWVPNFDGTMDEPSTLPARLPHVLLNGTTGIAVGMATDIPPHNVREVTAACIRLLDAPEASTEQLLEHIKGPDFPTRAEIITPRKDIRQLYETGRGSLRMRAKWVRDNGEIVVTELPHQVSGARVLEQIAHQMQTKKLPMVADLRDESDHENPTRLVVVPRSNRVDLDGLMTHLFASTDLEKSYRVNLNMIGIDGRPQVKDLRTLLTEWLTYRTTTVRRRLQFRLDKVLARLHLLEGLLVAYLNIDEVIEIIRYEDKPKAELIRRFNLSAEQAEAILELKLRHLAKLEEMKIKGEQDELSQERDHLQSILGSESRLRDLIKSELQADAETFGDDRRSPIVQREEARAFSEVDLVSNDPVTVVVSEKAWVRAAKGHDIDPEGLSYKAGDRFALAAKGRNNQQAIFLDSTGRAYALMAHSLPSARGQGDPLTGRINPPPGASFAGVMMGDPRQRVLLVTDGGYGFVSNLDNLISKNRNGKSIVSVPKGARVMAPIMVPEGEDVHLGAITNEGRMLVFPLAELPELAKGKGNKIISIPSARVQTREEFVVSVCVFRPADQLVVQAGKRKMTLQFSDLEHYIGERGRRGHKLPRGLQRVDALEVVTAAPVADAPVTESAAEEGTADGE, encoded by the coding sequence ATGGCTGAATTTCAGACGACCGACGAAGGATTTGAGCGCGTCGCGCTGAGGGATTACACGGAGAAGGCCTACCTCGACTACTCCATGTACGTCATCCTGGATCGCGCGCTTCCCCATGTGGGCGACGGTCTGAAGCCGGTGCAGCGCCGAATTATCTATGCAATGTCGGAGCTGGGGCTCAAAGCGACCGCCAAGTACAAAAAGTCGGCGAGAACGGTCGGGGATGTGCTGGGCAAGTTCCACCCCCACGGCGACAGTGCCTGCTACGAAGCGATGGTGCTGATGGCGCAGCCTTTTTCCTACCGTTATCCGCTGATCGACGGCCAGGGCAATTGGGGCTCTCCGGACGACCCCAAATCGTTTGCCGCGATGCGCTACACCGAGTCGCGTCTGGCTCCGTTTGCCGAGGTTCTGCTGAGTGAGCTGGGGCAGGGGACGGTCGATTGGGTGCCCAACTTCGATGGCACCATGGATGAGCCCTCGACTCTGCCAGCGCGTTTGCCGCACGTGCTTCTCAATGGCACGACCGGCATCGCCGTGGGCATGGCAACGGATATTCCCCCCCATAACGTGCGTGAAGTCACCGCCGCCTGTATTCGTCTGCTCGATGCGCCGGAAGCGAGCACCGAGCAATTGCTGGAGCATATCAAGGGGCCGGATTTCCCCACACGGGCAGAAATCATCACCCCGCGCAAAGACATTCGCCAACTCTACGAGACCGGCCGCGGCTCACTGCGCATGCGGGCCAAATGGGTGCGTGACAACGGCGAGATCGTGGTCACCGAACTACCGCACCAGGTTTCCGGCGCCCGCGTTCTGGAACAGATTGCTCATCAGATGCAGACCAAGAAGCTGCCGATGGTCGCGGACCTGCGTGACGAGTCTGATCATGAGAACCCCACGCGCCTGGTCGTCGTGCCGCGCTCCAACCGGGTCGATCTCGACGGATTGATGACGCATTTGTTTGCCAGCACCGATCTGGAGAAGAGCTACCGGGTTAACCTCAATATGATCGGCATCGATGGCCGTCCTCAGGTCAAGGACCTGCGCACGCTGTTGACTGAGTGGCTGACCTATCGCACGACGACGGTGCGCCGGCGGCTGCAGTTTCGTCTGGATAAGGTGCTGGCTCGCCTGCATCTCCTCGAAGGCTTGCTGGTGGCCTACCTCAATATCGACGAGGTGATTGAGATCATCCGCTACGAGGACAAACCAAAGGCCGAGCTTATACGCCGCTTCAACCTGAGTGCGGAACAGGCCGAAGCCATTCTTGAACTGAAATTGCGGCACCTGGCCAAACTCGAAGAAATGAAGATCAAGGGAGAGCAGGATGAGCTGTCCCAGGAGCGCGATCATTTGCAGTCTATTCTCGGATCCGAATCCAGGCTCCGCGACCTGATTAAGTCCGAACTCCAGGCCGACGCCGAAACGTTCGGTGACGACCGCCGTTCCCCCATTGTCCAGCGCGAGGAAGCCAGGGCCTTTAGTGAAGTGGATCTGGTTTCCAACGACCCGGTGACTGTCGTCGTATCGGAGAAGGCCTGGGTTCGCGCCGCCAAGGGGCATGACATCGATCCGGAAGGGCTCAGCTACAAGGCGGGCGACCGCTTCGCACTGGCTGCCAAGGGGCGCAACAACCAGCAAGCCATTTTCCTCGATTCGACCGGCCGCGCGTACGCTTTGATGGCGCACAGCCTGCCGTCTGCCCGCGGGCAGGGCGATCCGTTGACGGGACGCATCAATCCGCCGCCGGGTGCCTCTTTCGCCGGGGTTATGATGGGCGACCCGCGTCAGCGTGTATTGCTGGTGACCGATGGCGGCTACGGGTTCGTGTCCAACCTCGACAATCTGATCAGCAAGAATCGCAACGGTAAATCCATCGTCTCGGTGCCGAAAGGCGCGCGGGTCATGGCGCCGATCATGGTGCCGGAAGGAGAGGACGTTCACCTCGGCGCGATTACCAATGAGGGCCGCATGCTGGTGTTCCCGTTGGCCGAACTGCCCGAACTGGCCAAGGGTAAAGGAAACAAAATTATCTCCATCCCCTCGGCGAGAGTTCAGACGCGCGAGGAGTTTGTCGTCTCGGTTTGCGTCTTCCGTCCAGCGGATCAGTTGGTGGTCCAGGCCGGTAAACGCAAGATGACGCTGCAGTTCAGCGATCTTGAGCATTACATCGGCGAACGCGGCCGTCGTGGGCATAAACTGCCGCGTGGACTCCAACGCGTAGATGCCCTGGAAGTCGTGACTGCTGCTCCGGTGGCTGATGCTCCCGTGACTGAAAGTGCAGCGGAAGAAGGAACGGCAGACGGTGAGTGA